The Macaca fascicularis isolate 582-1 chromosome 1, T2T-MFA8v1.1 genome includes a window with the following:
- the VWA1 gene encoding von Willebrand factor A domain-containing protein 1 isoform X1: MLPWTALGLALSLRLALARSGAESGPPASAPRGDLMFLLDSSASVSHYEFSRVREFVGQLVAPLPLGTGALRASLVHVGTRPYTEFPFGQHSSGEAAQDAVRASVQRMGDTHTGLALAYAKEQLFAEAAGARPGVPKVLVWVTDGGSSDPVGPPMQELKDLGVTVFIVSTGRGNFLELSAAASAPAEKHLHFVDVDDLHIIVQELRGSILDAMRPQQLRATEITSSGFRLAWPPLLTADSGYYVLELVPSAQPGSARRQQLPGNATDWTWAGLDPDTDYDVALVPESNVRLLRPQQLRVRTRPGEAGPGAGPAPTQLAALPALEEAGPERIVISHARPRSLRVSWAPALGAAAALGYHVQFGPLGGGAAQRVEVPAGRNCTTLQGLAPGTAYLVTVTAAFRSGRESALSAKACTADGPRPRPRPVPRASTPGTASREP, from the exons ATGCTCCCCTGGACGGCGCTCGGCCTGGCCCTGAGCTTGCGGCTGGCGCTGGCGCGGAGCGGCGCGGAGAGCG GTCCACCAGCATCAGCCCCCCGAGGGGACCTGATGTTCCTGCTGGACAGCTCGGCCAGCGTGTCTCACTACGAGTTCTCCCGGGTTCGGGAGTTTGTGGGGCAGCTGGTGGCTCCACTGCCCCTGGGCACCGGGGCCCTGCGTGCCAGCCTGGTGCACGTGGGCACTCGGCCGTACACTGAGTTCCCCTTCGGCCAACACAGCTCAGGCGAGGCTGCCCAGGATGCTGTTCGCGCTTCAGTACAGCGCATGGGTGACACTCACACTGGCCTGGCGCTGGCATATGCCAAGGAACAGCTCTTTGCTGAAGCAGCAGGTGCCCGGCCAGGGGTGCCCAAGGTGCTGGTGTGGGTGACAGATGGCGGTTCCAGCGACCCCGTGGGACCCCCCATGCAGGAGCTAAAGGACCTGGGCGTCACCGTGTTCATCGTCAGCACCGGCCGAGGCAACTTTCTGGAGCTGTCAgctgctgcctcagcccctgcCGAGAAGCACCTGCACTTTGTGGACGTGGATGACCTGCACATCATCGTCCAAGAGCTGAGGGGCTCCATCCTCG ACGCGATGCGGCCGCAGCAGCTCCGTGCCACGGAGATCACGTCCAGCGGCTTCCGCCTGGCCTGGCCGCCCCTGCTGACCGCAGACTCGGGCTACTACGTGCTGGAGCTGGTGCCCAGTGCCCAGCCGGGGTCTGCGAGACGCCAGCAGCTGCCGGGGAACGCCACGGACTGGACCTGGGCCGGCCTCGACCCAGACACGGACTACGACGTGGCGCTGGTGCCTGAGTCCAACGTGCGCCTCCTGAGGCCCCAGCAACTGCGGGTGCGCACGCGGCCGGGTGAGGCAGGGCCGGGGGCTGGGCCGGCCCCCACCCAGCTCGCCGCCCTCCCCGCCCTGGAGGAGGCCGGGCCGGAGCGCATCGTCATCTCCCACGCCCGACCGCGCAGCCTCCGCGTGAGCTGGGCCCCAGCGCTGGGCGCAGCCGCCGCGCTCGGCTACCACGTGCAGTTCGGGCCGCTGGGGGGCGGGGCGGCGCAGCGCGTGGAGGTGCCCGCGGGTCGCAACTGCACCACGCTGCAGGGCCTGGCGCCAGGCACCGCCTACCTGGTGACCGTGACCGCCGCCTTCCGCTCGGGCCGCGAGAGCGCGCTGTCCGCCAAGGCCTGCACGGCCGACGGCCCGCGCCCGCGACCACGCCCCGTGCCCCGTGCTTCGACCCCGGGGACCGCGAGCCGCGAGCCGTGA
- the LOC135968433 gene encoding ATPase family AAA domain-containing protein 3C-like isoform X2, whose product MSKDTVNLVQVQEPTLQPEQQSKLKQLVNEENLRKQEESVQKHHQTFLASIRTAVTVFGERFRAFVTERDAVTATALELSQHGTSQIGLVGAAPRAGRRKHSLQPRPHSETPSLHVARVVGLTLLAGGVYSAKNGRAAGARFIEARLWKPSLVSEKSRITVLEALQHPFQVSRRLLSRPQDVLEGVVLHNLALNLGMDYAIMTGEDLALRGREGVTAMHELFDWANTSRRGFLLFMDDAEAFLRKPATEEMSNYYLRVAQNAFLNHTRQRSNKFMLVLASRDPKQLHPDIHDRIDVMFYFDPPGPEERERLLRMYLDKYVLMPATEGKQRLKLAQFDYGRKCEEIAELTKGMSAREIAQLAQSWQDTAYASEDGVLTEAMLDAHVEDFVEQHQKKMRWLKREGLSSWTSTP is encoded by the exons ATGTCGAAGGACACCGTGAATCTGGTGCAGGTGCAGGAGCCGACGTTGCAGCCGGAGCAACAGTCCAAGCTCAAA CAACTTGTCAATGAGGAGAACTTACGGAAGCAGGAGGAGTCGGTGCAGAAACACCATCAGACCTTCTTGGCGTCCATCAG GACGGCTGTCACCGTGTTTGGGGAAAGATTCCGTGCCTTTGTGACAGAGCGGGACGCAGTGACAGCCACG GCCCTGGAGCTCTCCCAGCACGGAACAAGCCAAATTGGGCTTGTGGGGGCTGCTCCTCGAGCTGGGAGAAGAAAACACAGTCTCCAGCCTcggccacacagtgagaccccatctctacatgtGGCACGT GTGGTTGGGCTGACGCTGCTGGCTGGCGGGGTCTACTCTGCCAAGAATGGGAGAGCCGCCGGGGCCCGCTTCATCGAGGCTCGGCTGTGGAAGCCATCCCTGGTGAGCGAGAAGTCCCGCATCACGGTGCTGGAGGCGCTGCAGCACCCCTTCCAG GTCAGCCGGCGGCTCCTCAGTCGGCCCCAGGACGTGCTGGAGGGTGTTGTGCTGCAT AATCTCGCCCTAAACTTGGGCATGGACTACGCCATCATGACAGGCGAGGACCTGGCCCTCAGGGGGCGGGAAGGCGTGACCGCCATGCACGAGCTGTTTGACTGGGCCAATACCAGCCGGCGCGG CTTCCTGCTCTTCATGGACGACGCGGAGGCCTTCCTTCGGAAGCCAGCCACT GAGGAGATGAGCAATTACTACCTCAGAGTCGCCCAGAACGCCTTCCTAAACCACACGAGGCAACGCAGCAACAA ATTCATGCTGGTCCTGGCCAGCCGCGACCCCAAGCAGTTACACCCGGACATCCACGACCGCATCGACGTGATGTTTTACTTCGACCCGCCCGGGCCGGAGGAGCGGGAGCGCCTGCTGAGAATGTATCTTGACAAGTATGTTCTTATGCCGGCAACAGAAGGAAAGCA GCGCCTGAAGCTGGCCCAGTTTGACTATGGGAGGAAGTGCGAGGAGATCGCTGAGCTGACGAAGGGCATGTCGGCCCGGGAGATCGCACAGCTGGCTCAGTCCTGGCAG GACACGGCGTATGCCTCCGAGGATGGGGTCCTCACCGAGGCCATGTTGGATGCCCATGTTGAAGACTTTGTCGAGCAGCACCAGAAGAAAATGCGCTGGCTGAAGAGGGAGGGCCTGTCCTCATGGACCAGCACCCCTTAA
- the VWA1 gene encoding von Willebrand factor A domain-containing protein 1 isoform X4: MLPWTALGLALSLRLALARSGAESGPPASAPRGDLMFLLDSSASVSHYEFSRVREFVGQLVAPLPLGTGALRASLVHVGTRPYTEFPFGQHSSGEAAQDAVRASVQRMGDTHTGLALAYAKEQLFAEAAGARPGVPKVLVWVTDGGSSDPVGPPMQELKDLGVTVFIVSTGRGNFLELSAAASAPAEKHLHFVDVDDLHIIVQELRGSILARAALQEQRRN; this comes from the exons ATGCTCCCCTGGACGGCGCTCGGCCTGGCCCTGAGCTTGCGGCTGGCGCTGGCGCGGAGCGGCGCGGAGAGCG GTCCACCAGCATCAGCCCCCCGAGGGGACCTGATGTTCCTGCTGGACAGCTCGGCCAGCGTGTCTCACTACGAGTTCTCCCGGGTTCGGGAGTTTGTGGGGCAGCTGGTGGCTCCACTGCCCCTGGGCACCGGGGCCCTGCGTGCCAGCCTGGTGCACGTGGGCACTCGGCCGTACACTGAGTTCCCCTTCGGCCAACACAGCTCAGGCGAGGCTGCCCAGGATGCTGTTCGCGCTTCAGTACAGCGCATGGGTGACACTCACACTGGCCTGGCGCTGGCATATGCCAAGGAACAGCTCTTTGCTGAAGCAGCAGGTGCCCGGCCAGGGGTGCCCAAGGTGCTGGTGTGGGTGACAGATGGCGGTTCCAGCGACCCCGTGGGACCCCCCATGCAGGAGCTAAAGGACCTGGGCGTCACCGTGTTCATCGTCAGCACCGGCCGAGGCAACTTTCTGGAGCTGTCAgctgctgcctcagcccctgcCGAGAAGCACCTGCACTTTGTGGACGTGGATGACCTGCACATCATCGTCCAAGAGCTGAGGGGCTCCATCCTCG CCAGGGCCGCTCTCCAGGAGCAGAGGAGGAACTGA
- the VWA1 gene encoding von Willebrand factor A domain-containing protein 1 isoform X2 yields the protein MPGGSSTMAQACPGDLGQDSAPPARRVGPPASAPRGDLMFLLDSSASVSHYEFSRVREFVGQLVAPLPLGTGALRASLVHVGTRPYTEFPFGQHSSGEAAQDAVRASVQRMGDTHTGLALAYAKEQLFAEAAGARPGVPKVLVWVTDGGSSDPVGPPMQELKDLGVTVFIVSTGRGNFLELSAAASAPAEKHLHFVDVDDLHIIVQELRGSILDAMRPQQLRATEITSSGFRLAWPPLLTADSGYYVLELVPSAQPGSARRQQLPGNATDWTWAGLDPDTDYDVALVPESNVRLLRPQQLRVRTRPGEAGPGAGPAPTQLAALPALEEAGPERIVISHARPRSLRVSWAPALGAAAALGYHVQFGPLGGGAAQRVEVPAGRNCTTLQGLAPGTAYLVTVTAAFRSGRESALSAKACTADGPRPRPRPVPRASTPGTASREP from the exons ATGCCTGGAGGGAGCAGCaccatggctcaggcctgtcctGGGGACCTAGGCCAGGATTCGGCTCCACCAGCTCGCAGGGTCG GTCCACCAGCATCAGCCCCCCGAGGGGACCTGATGTTCCTGCTGGACAGCTCGGCCAGCGTGTCTCACTACGAGTTCTCCCGGGTTCGGGAGTTTGTGGGGCAGCTGGTGGCTCCACTGCCCCTGGGCACCGGGGCCCTGCGTGCCAGCCTGGTGCACGTGGGCACTCGGCCGTACACTGAGTTCCCCTTCGGCCAACACAGCTCAGGCGAGGCTGCCCAGGATGCTGTTCGCGCTTCAGTACAGCGCATGGGTGACACTCACACTGGCCTGGCGCTGGCATATGCCAAGGAACAGCTCTTTGCTGAAGCAGCAGGTGCCCGGCCAGGGGTGCCCAAGGTGCTGGTGTGGGTGACAGATGGCGGTTCCAGCGACCCCGTGGGACCCCCCATGCAGGAGCTAAAGGACCTGGGCGTCACCGTGTTCATCGTCAGCACCGGCCGAGGCAACTTTCTGGAGCTGTCAgctgctgcctcagcccctgcCGAGAAGCACCTGCACTTTGTGGACGTGGATGACCTGCACATCATCGTCCAAGAGCTGAGGGGCTCCATCCTCG ACGCGATGCGGCCGCAGCAGCTCCGTGCCACGGAGATCACGTCCAGCGGCTTCCGCCTGGCCTGGCCGCCCCTGCTGACCGCAGACTCGGGCTACTACGTGCTGGAGCTGGTGCCCAGTGCCCAGCCGGGGTCTGCGAGACGCCAGCAGCTGCCGGGGAACGCCACGGACTGGACCTGGGCCGGCCTCGACCCAGACACGGACTACGACGTGGCGCTGGTGCCTGAGTCCAACGTGCGCCTCCTGAGGCCCCAGCAACTGCGGGTGCGCACGCGGCCGGGTGAGGCAGGGCCGGGGGCTGGGCCGGCCCCCACCCAGCTCGCCGCCCTCCCCGCCCTGGAGGAGGCCGGGCCGGAGCGCATCGTCATCTCCCACGCCCGACCGCGCAGCCTCCGCGTGAGCTGGGCCCCAGCGCTGGGCGCAGCCGCCGCGCTCGGCTACCACGTGCAGTTCGGGCCGCTGGGGGGCGGGGCGGCGCAGCGCGTGGAGGTGCCCGCGGGTCGCAACTGCACCACGCTGCAGGGCCTGGCGCCAGGCACCGCCTACCTGGTGACCGTGACCGCCGCCTTCCGCTCGGGCCGCGAGAGCGCGCTGTCCGCCAAGGCCTGCACGGCCGACGGCCCGCGCCCGCGACCACGCCCCGTGCCCCGTGCTTCGACCCCGGGGACCGCGAGCCGCGAGCCGTGA
- the LOC135968433 gene encoding ATPase family AAA domain-containing protein 3C-like isoform X3: protein MSKDTVNLVQVQEPTLQPEQQSKLKQLVNEENLRKQEESVQKHHQTFLASIRTAVTVFGERFRAFVTERDAVTATVVGLTLLAGGVYSAKNGRAAGARFIEARLWKPSLVSEKSRITVLEALQHPFQVSRRLLSRPQDVLEGVVLHPSLEAQVRNMAIATRNTQKNHGLYRNVLMYGPPGTGKTLVAKNLALNLGMDYAIMTGEDLALRGREGVTAMHELFDWANTSRRGFLLFMDDAEAFLRKPATEEMSNYYLRVAQNAFLNHTRQRSNKFMLVLASRDPKQLHPDIHDRIDVMFYFDPPGPEERERLLRMYLDKYVLMPATEGKQRLKLAQFDYGRKCEEIAELTKGMSAREIAQLAQSWQDTAYASEDGVLTEAMLDAHVEDFVEQHQKKMRWLKREGLSSWTSTP from the exons ATGTCGAAGGACACCGTGAATCTGGTGCAGGTGCAGGAGCCGACGTTGCAGCCGGAGCAACAGTCCAAGCTCAAA CAACTTGTCAATGAGGAGAACTTACGGAAGCAGGAGGAGTCGGTGCAGAAACACCATCAGACCTTCTTGGCGTCCATCAG GACGGCTGTCACCGTGTTTGGGGAAAGATTCCGTGCCTTTGTGACAGAGCGGGACGCAGTGACAGCCACG GTGGTTGGGCTGACGCTGCTGGCTGGCGGGGTCTACTCTGCCAAGAATGGGAGAGCCGCCGGGGCCCGCTTCATCGAGGCTCGGCTGTGGAAGCCATCCCTGGTGAGCGAGAAGTCCCGCATCACGGTGCTGGAGGCGCTGCAGCACCCCTTCCAG GTCAGCCGGCGGCTCCTCAGTCGGCCCCAGGACGTGCTGGAGGGTGTTGTGCTGCAT CCCAGTCTGGAAGCGCAGGTGCGCAACATGGCCATAGCAACAAGGAACACGCAGAAGAACCACGGCCTGTATAGGAATGTCCTGATGTACGGGCCGCCAGGCACCGGGAAGACGCTAGTTGCCAAG AATCTCGCCCTAAACTTGGGCATGGACTACGCCATCATGACAGGCGAGGACCTGGCCCTCAGGGGGCGGGAAGGCGTGACCGCCATGCACGAGCTGTTTGACTGGGCCAATACCAGCCGGCGCGG CTTCCTGCTCTTCATGGACGACGCGGAGGCCTTCCTTCGGAAGCCAGCCACT GAGGAGATGAGCAATTACTACCTCAGAGTCGCCCAGAACGCCTTCCTAAACCACACGAGGCAACGCAGCAACAA ATTCATGCTGGTCCTGGCCAGCCGCGACCCCAAGCAGTTACACCCGGACATCCACGACCGCATCGACGTGATGTTTTACTTCGACCCGCCCGGGCCGGAGGAGCGGGAGCGCCTGCTGAGAATGTATCTTGACAAGTATGTTCTTATGCCGGCAACAGAAGGAAAGCA GCGCCTGAAGCTGGCCCAGTTTGACTATGGGAGGAAGTGCGAGGAGATCGCTGAGCTGACGAAGGGCATGTCGGCCCGGGAGATCGCACAGCTGGCTCAGTCCTGGCAG GACACGGCGTATGCCTCCGAGGATGGGGTCCTCACCGAGGCCATGTTGGATGCCCATGTTGAAGACTTTGTCGAGCAGCACCAGAAGAAAATGCGCTGGCTGAAGAGGGAGGGCCTGTCCTCATGGACCAGCACCCCTTAA
- the VWA1 gene encoding von Willebrand factor A domain-containing protein 1 isoform X3 yields MRPQQLRATEITSSGFRLAWPPLLTADSGYYVLELVPSAQPGSARRQQLPGNATDWTWAGLDPDTDYDVALVPESNVRLLRPQQLRVRTRPGEAGPGAGPAPTQLAALPALEEAGPERIVISHARPRSLRVSWAPALGAAAALGYHVQFGPLGGGAAQRVEVPAGRNCTTLQGLAPGTAYLVTVTAAFRSGRESALSAKACTADGPRPRPRPVPRASTPGTASREP; encoded by the coding sequence ATGCGGCCGCAGCAGCTCCGTGCCACGGAGATCACGTCCAGCGGCTTCCGCCTGGCCTGGCCGCCCCTGCTGACCGCAGACTCGGGCTACTACGTGCTGGAGCTGGTGCCCAGTGCCCAGCCGGGGTCTGCGAGACGCCAGCAGCTGCCGGGGAACGCCACGGACTGGACCTGGGCCGGCCTCGACCCAGACACGGACTACGACGTGGCGCTGGTGCCTGAGTCCAACGTGCGCCTCCTGAGGCCCCAGCAACTGCGGGTGCGCACGCGGCCGGGTGAGGCAGGGCCGGGGGCTGGGCCGGCCCCCACCCAGCTCGCCGCCCTCCCCGCCCTGGAGGAGGCCGGGCCGGAGCGCATCGTCATCTCCCACGCCCGACCGCGCAGCCTCCGCGTGAGCTGGGCCCCAGCGCTGGGCGCAGCCGCCGCGCTCGGCTACCACGTGCAGTTCGGGCCGCTGGGGGGCGGGGCGGCGCAGCGCGTGGAGGTGCCCGCGGGTCGCAACTGCACCACGCTGCAGGGCCTGGCGCCAGGCACCGCCTACCTGGTGACCGTGACCGCCGCCTTCCGCTCGGGCCGCGAGAGCGCGCTGTCCGCCAAGGCCTGCACGGCCGACGGCCCGCGCCCGCGACCACGCCCCGTGCCCCGTGCTTCGACCCCGGGGACCGCGAGCCGCGAGCCGTGA
- the LOC135968433 gene encoding ATPase family AAA domain-containing protein 3C-like isoform X1: protein MSKDTVNLVQVQEPTLQPEQQSKLKQLVNEENLRKQEESVQKHHQTFLASIRTAVTVFGERFRAFVTERDAVTATALELSQHGTSQIGLVGAAPRAGRRKHSLQPRPHSETPSLHVARVVGLTLLAGGVYSAKNGRAAGARFIEARLWKPSLVSEKSRITVLEALQHPFQVSRRLLSRPQDVLEGVVLHPSLEAQVRNMAIATRNTQKNHGLYRNVLMYGPPGTGKTLVAKNLALNLGMDYAIMTGEDLALRGREGVTAMHELFDWANTSRRGFLLFMDDAEAFLRKPATEEMSNYYLRVAQNAFLNHTRQRSNKFMLVLASRDPKQLHPDIHDRIDVMFYFDPPGPEERERLLRMYLDKYVLMPATEGKQRLKLAQFDYGRKCEEIAELTKGMSAREIAQLAQSWQDTAYASEDGVLTEAMLDAHVEDFVEQHQKKMRWLKREGLSSWTSTP from the exons ATGTCGAAGGACACCGTGAATCTGGTGCAGGTGCAGGAGCCGACGTTGCAGCCGGAGCAACAGTCCAAGCTCAAA CAACTTGTCAATGAGGAGAACTTACGGAAGCAGGAGGAGTCGGTGCAGAAACACCATCAGACCTTCTTGGCGTCCATCAG GACGGCTGTCACCGTGTTTGGGGAAAGATTCCGTGCCTTTGTGACAGAGCGGGACGCAGTGACAGCCACG GCCCTGGAGCTCTCCCAGCACGGAACAAGCCAAATTGGGCTTGTGGGGGCTGCTCCTCGAGCTGGGAGAAGAAAACACAGTCTCCAGCCTcggccacacagtgagaccccatctctacatgtGGCACGT GTGGTTGGGCTGACGCTGCTGGCTGGCGGGGTCTACTCTGCCAAGAATGGGAGAGCCGCCGGGGCCCGCTTCATCGAGGCTCGGCTGTGGAAGCCATCCCTGGTGAGCGAGAAGTCCCGCATCACGGTGCTGGAGGCGCTGCAGCACCCCTTCCAG GTCAGCCGGCGGCTCCTCAGTCGGCCCCAGGACGTGCTGGAGGGTGTTGTGCTGCAT CCCAGTCTGGAAGCGCAGGTGCGCAACATGGCCATAGCAACAAGGAACACGCAGAAGAACCACGGCCTGTATAGGAATGTCCTGATGTACGGGCCGCCAGGCACCGGGAAGACGCTAGTTGCCAAG AATCTCGCCCTAAACTTGGGCATGGACTACGCCATCATGACAGGCGAGGACCTGGCCCTCAGGGGGCGGGAAGGCGTGACCGCCATGCACGAGCTGTTTGACTGGGCCAATACCAGCCGGCGCGG CTTCCTGCTCTTCATGGACGACGCGGAGGCCTTCCTTCGGAAGCCAGCCACT GAGGAGATGAGCAATTACTACCTCAGAGTCGCCCAGAACGCCTTCCTAAACCACACGAGGCAACGCAGCAACAA ATTCATGCTGGTCCTGGCCAGCCGCGACCCCAAGCAGTTACACCCGGACATCCACGACCGCATCGACGTGATGTTTTACTTCGACCCGCCCGGGCCGGAGGAGCGGGAGCGCCTGCTGAGAATGTATCTTGACAAGTATGTTCTTATGCCGGCAACAGAAGGAAAGCA GCGCCTGAAGCTGGCCCAGTTTGACTATGGGAGGAAGTGCGAGGAGATCGCTGAGCTGACGAAGGGCATGTCGGCCCGGGAGATCGCACAGCTGGCTCAGTCCTGGCAG GACACGGCGTATGCCTCCGAGGATGGGGTCCTCACCGAGGCCATGTTGGATGCCCATGTTGAAGACTTTGTCGAGCAGCACCAGAAGAAAATGCGCTGGCTGAAGAGGGAGGGCCTGTCCTCATGGACCAGCACCCCTTAA
- the TMEM278 gene encoding transmembrane protein 88B, giving the protein MSEQGREMEEEEGGGASDTAPMLPRGPPDHQASALPCPGWPGPLLLPGRLVAGLLLHLLLPATAFLLVLLPAAAVVYLGFLCHSRVHPAPGPRCRALFSDRGSAALIVFGLLSLPPLLVLASAVRARLARRLRPLLPPPAGTPGPRRPPGRPDGDEQLCAWV; this is encoded by the exons ATGAGTGAGCAGGgaagggagatggaggaggaggagggaggcggTGCTTCGGACACAGCGCCTATGCTGCCCCGGGGACCTCCTGACCACCAGGCCTCAGCCCTGCCGTGCCCAGGGTGGCCGGGGCCCCTGCTGCTGCCCGGCCGGCTGGTGGCCGGGCTCCTGCTGCACCTCCTGCTGCCCGCCACAGCCTTCCTGCTGGTGCTCCTGCCCGCAGCGGCCGTCGTCTACCTGGGATTCCTGTGCCACTCGAGG GTCCACCCCGCTCCCGGTCCCCGGTGCCGCGCGCTGTTCTCGGACCGGGGCTCCGCGGCGCTCATCGTGTTCGGGCTTCTCTCGCTGCCGCCGCTGCTGGTGCTCGCCTCGGCCGTCCGCGCCCGCCTGGCCCGGCGCCTCCGCCCGCTGCTGCCTCCGCCCGCTGGGACCCCCGGACCCCGCCGCCCCCCGGGGCGCCCCGACGGGGACGAGCAACTCTGCGCCTGGGTGTGA